A part of Clostridium cylindrosporum DSM 605 genomic DNA contains:
- a CDS encoding phosphatase PAP2 family protein, which produces MDFIQNIDNTILNFIHENFSNSLMDKVMPFISSIANNGMLWIIIAIIFILTSKHRKYGVTLLIALTLSLVIGEVILKPLIGRIRPFNVNDVLILIPSPSGFSFPSGHSMSSFTAATIIWNFNKRFGVVAFIAASVIAFSRLYLYVHYPTDVIGGAILGIMCGMLSCLIIFKIKKRNRI; this is translated from the coding sequence ATGGATTTTATTCAAAATATAGATAACACTATTCTTAATTTCATACATGAAAACTTTAGTAATAGCCTTATGGATAAGGTTATGCCTTTTATTAGCAGTATAGCTAACAATGGAATGCTTTGGATTATAATTGCAATAATATTTATACTTACTTCTAAGCATAGGAAATATGGCGTAACACTTCTAATTGCATTAACTTTATCACTTGTTATTGGGGAAGTAATATTAAAGCCACTTATAGGAAGAATTCGCCCCTTTAATGTAAATGATGTTCTTATACTTATTCCTTCTCCAAGTGGATTCTCTTTTCCATCGGGACATAGTATGTCATCATTTACAGCGGCTACTATAATATGGAATTTTAATAAAAGGTTTGGAGTAGTTGCATTTATAGCTGCAAGTGTTATAGCTTTCTCTAGACTATATTTATATGTTCATTATCCAACAGATGTAATAGGGGGGGCGATTCTAGGAATTATGTGTGGAA